Proteins encoded by one window of Podarcis muralis chromosome 11, rPodMur119.hap1.1, whole genome shotgun sequence:
- the CD180 gene encoding CD180 antigen: MAWCTFCWVLMGLLDVSCEVTKPADMMCTELIANRSYSCEDLGLKEIPEQLPNITQVLDFSFNFLYSLQQSTLSKLKDLVYLDLTRCQINWVYEDAFGNNAHLETIILTGNNLLFLADRAFSGPLSLKHLDLTQTGLSSLSSIPMQGLGNLETLILKDNYIQSLELPSHFPTRNLKYLDFQMNIIQRISAEDIRALKRVSNLTLILADNDIMHIETKAFSSIFFYTLDFGRCVNVSVILEGLQDASTVALRLGNSLDRDALPITPTMLQGICNISVDYLYLPYRHFLYFSADTFQCLAKLQKLDMAHTDIGELPTGLVQLNFLRELNLDKNKFEHLCNIRASAFPNLTHISLRGNLKGLDLGSGCLGSLSKLQHLDFSRSQIESADCCSKPLRGLSSLQHLNLSYNSKLRFHNAAFNETINLKVLDLTSTQILINASQGPFCNLHFLQILNLSYSKIDLNIPHILQGLENLIVLKLNGNNFESKTILEDNLFQQAPNLEVLTLSSCKLSAIQTKAFSSLKKLKHMDLSHNNLIAFSSDAFSSLRNIYLNFANNRIHIIPRDMLTNLSGQSVINLSYNPLECTCSNIGLLTWYKQNIDKIEDSEETVCSEPKSLAGSKLLSINLSCGFSTAQVVLIAFVTIAVIVVTFILIIRFLRRNYQQL, translated from the exons ATGGCCTGGTGCACGTTCTGCTGGGTTCTGATGGGCCTTTTAGATGTTAGCTGTGAAGTAACCAAGCCAGCAGATATGATGTGCACTGAG CTTATTGCTAACAGAAGCTACAGTTGTGAAGATCTGGGACTGAAAGAGATTCCTGAGCAACTACCTAACATAACCCAAGTCCTTGATTTCAGCTTCAACTTCCTGTATTCCCTTCAGCAATCAACACTCAGCAAGCTGAAAGATCTGGTGTATTTAGACTTGACAAG gtgtCAAATTAACTGGGTATATGAGGATGCCTTCGGAAACAACGCTCACCTGGAGACAATCATCTTGACTGGAAACAATCTTCTGTTTCTGGCAGACAGAGCATTCTCTGGACCTCTCTCTCTGAAACACCTTGACCTGACCCAAACAGGACTCAGTAGTTTATCATCCATCCCAATGCAGGGCCTGGGTAACTTGGAGACACTGATACTAAAAGACAACTACATCCAATCACTAGAGCTCCCATCACATTTTCCAACGAGGAACCTCAAATATTTGGATTTTCAGATGAACATAATACAAAGAATATCAGCTGAAGACATAAGGGCATTAAAGCGAGTCAGCAATCTGACTCTCATTCTTGCAGACAACGATATTATGCACATTGAGACCAAGGCTTTCAGTTCCATTTTTTTCTATACTTTGGATTTTGGTCGTTGTGTTAATGTTTCGGTGATCCTGGAAGGGCTGCAGGATGCCAGTACTGTTGCTCTTCGACTTGGGAATTCTTTGGATAGAGATGCCCTTCCCATAACTCCCACCATGTTGCAGGGTATCTGCAACATCTCTGTTGACTACCTCTATCTGCCGTATCGCCATTTCCTATACTTCTCAGCTGACACATTCCAGTGTTTGGCCAAACTCCAAAAGTTGGACATGGCCCACACAGACATCGGCGAACTACCCACTGGCCTGGTTCAGTTGAATTTCCTGAGGGAACTCAATCTCGACAAGAATAAATTTGAGCACCTTTGCAATATCAGGGCTTCTGCTTTCCCCAACCTCACCCATATTTCTCTCAGAGGGAATCTGAAAGGCTTGGATTTGGGATCTGGGTGCCTAGGGTCTTTGTCGAAACTGCAACACCTTGACTTCAGCAGATCTCAAATAGAAAGCGCCGACTGCTGCAGCAAGCCGCTCCGTGGCCTGAGCAGCTTGCAACACCTCAACCTGAGCTACAATAGCAAGCTCAGGTTCCACAATGCAGCGTTCAATGAAACCATTAACCTGAAGGTTCTGGACCTCACTTCCACACAGATTCTCATCAACGCTTCTCAAGGACCCTTCTGCAACCTGCATTTTTTGCAGATTCTGAACCTTTCTTACTCTAAAATTGATCTCAATATCCCGCACATTTTACAAGGTTTGGAGAATCTTATTGTCTTGAAGCTGAATGGAAATAACTTCGAATCCAAGACCATCCTGGAAGACAACCTCTTTCAGCAGGCACCCAATTTGGAAGTGTTAACGTTATCTTCCTGCAAATTGTCGGCTATACAAACCAAGGCATTTTCTAGCCTCAAGAAGTTAAAACACATGGACTTGAGCCACAACAATCTTATTGCATTCAGTTCAGATGCATTTTCCAGCCTCAGAAACATATATCTCAATTTTGCCAACAATAGGATCCATATTATCCCACGTGATATGTTGACTAACCTATCTGGCCAGAGTGTAATCAATTTAAGTTACAATCCACTGGAATGCACCTGTTCCAATATTGGATTATTAACTTGGTACAAGCAAAACATAGATAAAATTGAAGACTCTGAAGAGACAGTGTGCTCAGAGCCCAAATCACTAGCGGGCTCTAAGCTCCTCTCTATAAATCTGTCCTGTGGGTTTAGCACTGCTCAAGTAGTATTGATTGCCTTTGTTACGATAGCAGTAATTGTAGTGACCTTCATTTTGATCATACGTTTTTTAAGGAGAAACTACCAACAGCTTTGA